A portion of the Paenibacillus marchantiae genome contains these proteins:
- a CDS encoding ABC transporter substrate-binding protein: MKKSLNGFLLLTVLALALTGCGKASSTTDTNENASSGSTPTEETAGPVTVKHSGGELKLDKPAKRVVTLEWTYTEDVVALGVQPVGSADNANYKVYVTPEAALDDTVTDVGTRDEPNLEAIAALKPDLIIANSNSNIYDQLNAIAPTLEYDLYTGDGYNYDKMTETFNNIAVALGKEDQAKKVLDELDQHYTEAKDKLAAADKSEFHYVLTQAFTYQNAASLRMFTDNAVVIGTLAKVGLVNDWQPDKIEGYGFSTVGIESLPAVQDSNFIYITQPDDDVFGTAMKDNSVWKGLNFVKDKRTYQLDSTTWTFGGPISSKALVDGVVGAITQ, from the coding sequence ATGAAAAAAAGCTTAAACGGATTTTTATTGCTGACGGTTTTGGCGCTTGCTCTGACAGGTTGCGGTAAAGCCAGCAGCACAACAGATACAAATGAAAATGCCTCTTCCGGCAGCACGCCGACTGAAGAGACAGCAGGTCCTGTTACAGTTAAACATAGTGGTGGAGAGCTTAAACTGGACAAACCAGCTAAGAGAGTTGTTACACTGGAATGGACATATACGGAAGATGTAGTAGCACTGGGTGTTCAGCCAGTAGGTAGTGCAGATAACGCCAACTATAAAGTCTATGTGACTCCCGAAGCAGCTTTGGATGACACGGTGACGGATGTTGGAACACGTGACGAGCCAAATCTGGAGGCGATTGCAGCTTTGAAGCCGGATTTGATTATCGCCAATTCCAATTCGAATATCTATGATCAGCTCAATGCCATTGCACCAACGCTTGAATATGACCTGTATACGGGTGATGGCTATAATTATGACAAAATGACGGAAACGTTCAACAATATCGCGGTTGCTCTTGGAAAAGAAGACCAAGCGAAGAAGGTACTCGATGAACTCGATCAGCACTATACAGAAGCCAAAGATAAACTTGCTGCTGCCGACAAATCGGAATTCCATTATGTACTGACACAAGCATTTACGTATCAAAATGCAGCAAGTCTTCGCATGTTTACCGATAACGCTGTCGTAATTGGCACGTTGGCGAAGGTTGGACTGGTTAACGACTGGCAGCCGGACAAGATTGAAGGATATGGCTTCTCAACGGTGGGTATTGAATCCTTGCCTGCTGTTCAGGACAGCAACTTCATCTACATCACACAACCGGATGATGACGTTTTTGGCACAGCAATGAAAGACAATTCAGTATGGAAAGGTCTAAATTTTGTCAAAGATAAACGCACTTATCAACTGGATAGCACAACATGGACGTTTGGTGGACCTATCTCGTCCAAAGCTCTGGTTGACGGGGTTGTTGGAGCGATTACCCAATGA
- a CDS encoding CueP family metal-binding protein, whose amino-acid sequence MKKQMWIIASLVVVIVLGAFLIANNVGTEEAGNAEAPNIKKLVEDISTGKETPESASINATQLIVTDKGNQTTTYDLPEKEFFLSIAPYVDQTHPCAIHSLTGCQGEMKNKKFIVTIHDSEGNTLMKDAEMKAGSNGFMDFWLARDKSYLIRVVHDGKVAETQLSTYEEDNTCITTMQLS is encoded by the coding sequence ATGAAAAAACAAATGTGGATCATTGCCAGCTTAGTGGTTGTAATTGTGTTGGGGGCCTTCCTTATTGCAAACAATGTGGGGACAGAAGAGGCAGGTAACGCGGAAGCACCCAATATTAAGAAATTAGTAGAAGATATCAGTACAGGCAAGGAGACACCGGAATCGGCTTCCATTAATGCCACCCAGTTAATCGTCACGGATAAAGGTAACCAAACGACAACCTACGACTTGCCTGAAAAGGAGTTTTTCCTTTCCATTGCACCCTATGTGGATCAGACTCATCCTTGTGCAATTCATAGCCTGACCGGATGTCAGGGCGAAATGAAGAATAAGAAGTTCATTGTGACGATTCATGACTCTGAAGGAAATACGCTTATGAAGGATGCTGAGATGAAGGCCGGCTCCAACGGTTTTATGGATTTTTGGTTAGCCAGAGATAAGTCATACCTCATTCGTGTGGTGCATGATGGAAAGGTTGCAGAGACACAGTTATCTACATATGAAGAAGATAATACGTGCATCACAACGATGCAGTTGAGTTAA